One window of the Onychostoma macrolepis isolate SWU-2019 chromosome 21, ASM1243209v1, whole genome shotgun sequence genome contains the following:
- the ankrd46a gene encoding ankyrin repeat domain-containing protein 46 has protein sequence MSYVFINDSLQTTVPLLQACIDGDLAHTKRLLESGFDPNTRDCRGRTGLHLAAARGNVEICSLLHKFGADLLATDSQGNTALHMCGHVDTIQFLVSNGLKIDICNHNGATPLVLAKRRGVNKDALHLLEGLEEQEVKGFNRSSHSSLEKMHMAENESAMESHSLLNPHLHHSDGMLSSFRTTWQEFVEDLGFWRVLLLLLVIALLSLGIAYYVSGVLPFASNQLELVH, from the exons ATGTCCTACGTCTTTATCAACGACTCCCTGCAGACCACCGTGCCACTGCTGCAGGCCTGCATCGACGGGGATCTTGCTCACACCAAACGGCTCCTGGAGTCCGGATTCGACCCAAACACCCGGGACTGCCGCGGACGGACCGGATTGCATCTGGCTGCCGCTCGGGGAAACGTGGAGATTTGCTCTTTGCTGCATAAGTTTGGTGCTGATCTGTTGGCCACTGACTCACAGGGCAACACGGCACTGCACATGTGTGGGCATGTAGACACCATCCAGTTCCTGGTGTCCAACGGCCTCAAGATTGACATCTG TAATCACAATGGAGCCACTCCGCTGGTGCTGGCCAAGAGACGCGGCGTGAATAAGGACGCGCTCCATCTGCTGGAGGGTCTGGAGGAACAGGAAGTGAAGGGCTTCAACCGCAGCTCCCATTCCAGTCTGGAGAAGATGCACATGGCTGAGAATGAAAG TGCCATGGAGAGCCACTCTCTTCTCAACCCACACCTGCATCACAGCGATGGCATGTTGTCCAGCTTCCGCACTACGTGGCAGGAGTTTGTGGAAGATCTTGGCTTCTGGCGAGTGCTCTTGCTGCTCCTCGTCATTGCTCTGCTCTCACTCGGCATTGCGTATTACGTCAGCGGAGTCTTACCTTTCGCGTCTAATCAGCTGGAACTTGTGCACTAA
- the atg4a gene encoding cysteine protease ATG4A yields MEAVLAKYENQINVFSEFLEDLPDVDEPVWILGACYDLKTKKSELLSDVRSRLWFTYRKKFSPIGGTGPSSDAGWGCMLRCGQMILAQALVCRHLGRDWRWDPEKLQPKEYHRILHCFLDKKDSCYSIHQMAQMGVGEGKSVGEWYGPNTVAQVLKKLALFDDWNTLAVYVSMDNTVVIEDIKKQCKQPGRESRSRAGPCGRGEVPVSGQSCSEALNLQSQRPLDWRPLLLVIPLRMGINSINPVYIQAFKECFKMPQSCGVLGGKPNLAYYFIGFIDDELIYLDPHTTQQAVDTESGSAVDDQSYHCQRTPHRMKITSLDPSVALGFFCKSEEDFDSWCDLVQQELLKKRNLRMFELVEKHPSHWPPFVPPTKPEVQTTGAEFIESPDKLFESEEEFEILNV; encoded by the exons ATGGAGGCAG TTCTAGCCAAGTATGAGAATCAAATCAACGTATTCTCTGAGTTCCTAGAAGACCTGCCAGATGTAGACGAGCCAGTATGGATCTTGGGAGCATGTTATGATCTTAAAACAA AGAAATCAGAGCTGCTCTCGGATGTGCGGTCACGACTGTGGTTCACATACAGGAAGAAGTTTTCTCCCATAG GAGGAACAGGCCCTTCATCAGACGCGGGATGGGGCTGCATGCTCCGCTGTGGACAGATGATCCTCGCGCAGGCTTTGGTCTGCAGGCACCTTGGTCGAG ATTGGAGATGGGATCCAGAGAAACTTCAGCCCAAAGAGTATCATCGCATCTTGCACTGCTTTTTAGACAAGAAGGATAGCTGCTACTCTATCCACCAGATGG CTCAGATGGGCGTTGGAGAGGGCAAGTCTGTTGGAGAATGGTATGGACCGAACACAGTGGCTCAAGTActcaa GAAACTTGCCCTGTTTGATGATTGGAATACACTGGCTGTGTATGTGTCAATGGACAACACAGTTGTTATCGAAGACATCA AGAAACAGTGTAAGCAGCCAGGCCGGGAAAGCAGGTCCAGGGCTGGTCCCTGTGGCCGAGGAGAAGTGCCAGTGTCAGGCCAGAGCTGTTCAGAGGCACTTAACCTTCAGTCCCAAAGGCCCCTGGACTGGAGGCCCCTGCTGCTCGTCATTCCTCTTCGAATGGGCATTAACAGCATCAACCCCGTCTACATTCAGGCCTTCAAA GAGTGTTTTAAGATGCCTCAGTCGTGTGGTGTTTTGGGAGGAAAGCCCAACCTCGCCTATTATTTTATTGGATTTATCG atgaTGAGTTGATCTATCTGGACCCTCACACTACACAGCAGGCCGTGGACACTGAATCAGGCAGTGCTGTGGACGACCAGAGCTACCACTGTCAGAGGACCCCACACCGCATGAAAATCACTAGCCTGGACCCGTCTGTCGCGCTG GGTTTTTTCTGCAAGAGCGAGGAGGACTTTGACAGCTGGTGTGATCTGGTTCAGCAG GAGCTCCTCAAGAAAAGAAATTTGCGGATGTTCGAGCTGGTAGAGAAACACCCGTCTCATTGGCCTCCGTTCGTTCCTCCCACCAAACCAGAGGTGCAGACCACAGGAGCAG AGTTCATCGAGTCCCCAGACAAGCTTTTTGAGTCCGAAGAGGAGTTTGAGATCCTGAACGTGTGA
- the irs4a gene encoding insulin receptor substrate 2-A, protein MEDRPRLPNHGVMLTLEAQPRRAVTKTPATNSHISCAAGEPPSSSSSSTSINNSGSRLPMHLTASSHSQPQRRYHPPYHFKVHHLFPDENPQDAVLRKNLPPLQYKVHDSAFCRVLSADTTAAALAAAAVCSGGVDRDIWKCGYLRKQKHGHKRFFVLRGPSNLGPSRLEYYDSEKKFRNALKAAASGVACPAKRVIYLSQCFTVNKRADAKNKYLIALYTKDEYFAVVAESEQEQEEWYLALTELMTEGKKGQLDNDELDDGYGTISPGTIFKEVWQVNVKPKGLGQTRNLMGVYRLCLSAKTIHLVKLNSETPAVNLPLMSIRRCGHSESFFFIEVGRSSSIGPGEIWVQVEDSVVAQNMHETILDTMKALKAFPDFRPRSKSQSSGSIPLPFITTRRHFGNLPPSQTGLQRPSRTDSVTGTPPTGKNRGRGQRYRTSSEGEGTQDRPLSSGTGSLVHLNTPVLSVGREESGSCCAHASPGSGHHTRSASLPVSQFLSATSPISVSSSSGHGSASDTHTRPSSSSICGSPSDGGFNSSDEFCPSPCDFRYFHASCTTPESHGSTPPVREDYRLTEYMTMDWHRDGARTFEEESSYMERTFLKLAHSSKPKLGGGGGLSITQQKATQTSSSLDESSPVESKRHQVCSCLLKSAYKSYSELHHPNKPPLLSSECQKKLPKDDGYMPMIYSIAPSPNADYIPMQPRANHPATLDIHPCSSQQADRYGYMMMLPGDSPSSREQAEYDDYMDMSQLTVAEGFSQASPEGPKTSYFSLPRSYKAPSREKRKKMEYIPMSPAEPPSPPSPGEYIHMDFGSRSSHAAASPPSVNSPSTPPPSQPCYRHCCSSPDHDYLGLNMDGLLKDRPPRHSLVAPWNPPNYARPLGCSYGQASTNLDPEKTHDECGDGPLRAMQHLCISERLPFGHTEPKVIRADPQGRRRHSSETFIPSPASFASGCGIRPSANQNLPEASRWQNSSSFDSMWSHSGASPDSAALATSSASGGTPQNTSSSYLNYIALDLREVPRVTRDTPPPHPAHSNLQESDAYAGIDFSVSGGRATASKD, encoded by the exons ATGGAAGATCGGCCGCGTTTACCGAATCACGGCGTCATGTTGACACTGGAGGCACAACCGCGGCGCGCTGTCACAAAAACGCCCGCGACCAACAGCCACATCTCTTGTGCTGCCGGGGAGCctccatcctcctcctcctcctccacctcaATCAATAACAGCGGCTCCCGTTTGCCCATGCACTTAACGGCCTCCTCTCATTCTCAGCCACAGAGGAGGTACCATCCGCCTTACCACTTTAAAGTGCATCATCTGTTCCCGGATGAGAACCCTCAGGATGCTGTATTGAGGAAGAACTTGCCACCGCTCCAGTATAAAGTGCACGACTCTGCCTTCTGCCGTGTACTGAGCGCCGACACCACTGCTGCTGCCCTGGCCGCCGCCGCCGTCTGCTCCGGCGGTGTGGACAGGGACATATGGAAATGTGGCTATCTCAGAAAACAGAAGCACGGCCACAAGAGGTTCTTCGTCCTGCGGGGCCCCAGCAACCTCGGGCCCAGTCGGTTGGAGTATTACGACAGCGAGAAGAAATTTCGAAACGCCCTCAAAGCTGCTGCCTCCGGTGTTGCTTGCCCTGCCAAGAGGGTGATTTATCTGTCCCAGTGTTTTACAGTGAACAAGAGGGCTGATGCTAAGAACAAATACCTCATTGCCCTTTACACTAAAGATGAGTATTTCGCCGTGGTGGCGGAGAGCGAGCAGGAGCAAGAGGAGTGGTACTTGGCCCTCACTGAACTTATGACGGAGGGGAAAAAGGGGCAGCTAGACAACGATGAACTCGACGACGGCTACGGGACGATTTCACCGGGGACTATTTTCAAGGAGGTGTGGCAGGTCAATGTCAAACCTAAAGGCTTGGGTCAGACCAGGAATCTAATGGGTGTGTACCGTCTGTGCCTTTCCGCCAAGACCATTCACCTGGTGAAGCTGAACTCGGAGACGCCTGCCGTCAACCTGCCGCTAATGAGCATTCGCCGCTGCGGCCACTCCGAGAGCTTCTTCTTCATCGAGGTGGGCCGCTCTTCTTCCATTGGCCCCGGCGAAATCTGGGTGCAAGTCGAGGACTCGGTGGTGGCGCAGAACATGCACGAGACCATTCTCGACACCATGAAGGCTCTCAAGGCCTTTCCTGACTTCAGGCCGCGGAGCAAAAGCCAGTCCTCCGGCTCGATCCCCTTGCCGTTCATCACTACTCGCCGACATTTCGGCAACCTTCCCCCGAGCCAAACTGGGCTGCAGCGCCCCTCCAGAACAGATTCGGTGACAGGCACGCCGCCTACAGGGAAAAACAGAGGGCGAGGCCAGCGCTACCGGACCTCCAGCGAGGGCGAAGGCACTCAGGACCGCCCCCTCAGCTCTGGAACAGGCAGCCTGGTGCATCTAAATACCCCCGTTCTCAGCGTGGGCCGAGAGGAGAGCGGCAGCTGCTGCGCCCACGCCTCACCCGGTTCGGGCCACCACACCCGGTCCGCTTCCCTCCCCGTGTCTCAATTCCTATCTGCCACCAGCCCCATCAGCGTGTCCAGCAGCAGCGGGCACGGCTCGGCCTCCGACACGCACACTCGCCCCTCGAGCTCCTCCATTTGTGGCTCCCCTAGTGACGGAGGCTTCAACTCGTCCGATGAGTTCTGCCCCAGCCCGTGTGACTTCAGGTACTTTCACGCAAGTTGCACCACACCCGAATCCCACGGCAGCACTCCGCCCGTTCGGGAGGACTATCGGCTGACTGAGTACATGACCATGGATTGGCACAGAGATGGGGCGAGGACTTTTGAGGAGGAGAGCAGTTACATGGAGAGGACTTTCCTCAAGCTTGCACATTCGTCCAAGCCAAAGCTTGGCGGCGGTGGCGGTTTGAGTATCACGCAGCAGAAAGCTACGCAAACCTCATCCTCTTTAGACGAGTCAAGCCCGGTGGAGTCAAAACGACACCAGGTTTGCTCGTGCCTGCTGAAGTCAGCCTATAAGTCTTACTCTGAATTACATCACCCAAACAAGCCTCCCTTGCTCAGCTCTGAGTGTCAAAAGAAACTGCCAAAAGACGACGGCTACATGCCCATGATCTACAGCATTGCTCCCTCTCCGAATGCAGATTACATCCCTATGCAACCCCGAGCAAACCACCCCGCCACCCTGGACATTCACCCCTGTTCCTCGCAGCAAGCGGACCGATACGGCTACATGATGATGCTCCCAGGCGACAGCCCCTCCAGTAGGGAGCAAGCAGAGTATGACGACTACATGGACATGTCCCAACTTACCGTGGCCGAAGGCTTTTCACAGGCCTCGCCCGAAGGTCCGAAGACCTCATACTTCTCGCTCCCGCGCTCCTACAAAGCCCCGTCACGAGAAAAGCGCAAAAAGATGGAATACATTCCTATGTCCCCGGCCGAGCCCCCAAGCCCGCCTAGTCCCGGAGAGTACATTCACATGGACTTTGGGTCCCGTTCCTCTCACGCCGCTGCTTCTCCACCCTCCGTAAATTCGCCCTCCACACCGCCGCCTTCTCAGCCCTGTTATCGCCACTGTTGCTCCTCACCAGACCATGACTACTTGGGCCTAAACATGGATGGCCTCCTGAAGGACCGCCCTCCTCGGCACTCGCTCGTAGCACCGTGGAACCCACCCAACTATGCCCGTCCCTTAGGGTGCTCTTATGGGCAGGCGTCAACTAATTTAGATCCTGAAAAGACGCACGACGAGTGCGGAGATGGTCCGTTGAGAGCAATGCAGCACCTTTGCATCTCCGAGCGTCTGCCGTTCGGTCATACGGAGCCCAAGGTCATCAGGGCGGACCCACAGGGAAGGAGACGACACAGTTCGGAGACGTTCATCCCCTCGCCTGCTTCTTTTGCTAGCGGTTGCGGAATCAGgccctcagccaatcagaatctccCCGAAGCTAGCAGATGGCAAAACTCCAGCTCCTTCGATAGCATGTGGTCACACTCGGGCGCCTCCCCCGACTCGGCAGCCCTAGCGACGAGCTCCGCTAGCGGAGGGACGCCTCAGAACACCTCATCCAGCTACCTCAACTACATCGCTCTGGACCTGAGAGAAGTGCCCAGGGTCACACGCGACACTCCCCCTCCACACCCAGCTCACAGTAACCTCCAAGAGAGCGATGCTTACGCTGGTATAGACTTCTCCGTTTCGGGAGGACGTGCCACTGCCTCAAAAG ATTGA